CGAGCTCTCTTTTATCAGCGGCTTGTTCCTGGTTGTCGGTATAACCGTCGCCATCTCCAGGTTCAAGCGCATCAGAGGGGGCACGCTGCACTACCTGCAGGGGCTCGGCATCGGGGCCACGGTCGGCGTGGTGTCGTCCGCCATACTGGCCCTCTTCCTCATGATTTTCCTGAGCCTCTTCCGGACGGGCTACATCGAGAACCTGCAGGCGAGCGCCCTCTTCCCGGAAAGCCTGACAAAGCTTTCGCTGTTTGTCATCACCATCCTGTATGGCACGGTACCGGGTCTCCTGATCGGGTTTATCGCCATGCAGTGGTTTAAACGGGAAGATCACAGTACCATGCCTGGGCGGAGATAAGGTAGTCTTTTCCTGCATCAGGAGGCGTAGTTACCAATAATCAACTAAGCGATGGAAAAGATTGGCTTAAAATATGGTCTGCTGACTGCCGCCGGGCTTGTGGCGTATTTCCTGCTGATGAAGGCAATCGGGCTGGTTCATATCGTGGAGCTTCGGTTTCTGAACGGCCTTATCATGGCGGTGGGGGTGGTGCTTGCCATCAGAGCCTATAAAACTGTGTCGGGGGGCAACATCGGCTACTTCAAGGGGATTGGCACCGGGATGATTACGGCTGTGACAGGCACGGTCCTCTTCGGGGCATTCATGGTGGCCTATATCAAAATAGCGGGAGGGGAGTTGCTGGAAATGCTCTCGACCAGGCATTACTTCGGCGATAGGGTGGCAACTACGCCCGGCCTAGTTATCTTCTCGGTGCTCCTGCTGGAGGGCATTATCTCGGGTTTCATGATCTCCTTCATCGCCATGCAGTATTTCAAGCGTAGGGACTATAAAGTCCCGAACAGCCCCTGATGCCAGCTGGTATAAGTACACGTACAGAGATAATCTGCGCTATCCACTGAAGAACGGCCTCGTTTGATGCATTGGTAATGAGCTAAATCATTACTGAAAATTTTGTATCCTGATATCTCCAGCACATGCTTCTTTGCCATTGCCCCTGTTTATATAAACTAATGCCTGAAGATATATGGCGAGTGTTGGGTATATATGGCTAAACATCCCTCTATGTGCCATAGCCGGAGCGCTGAGAGGCGTTGACGGAATAAGTTAAAATTAATATATAGATAATTAAATAAATTATGCCGTATTGGCTAACCTGCCCGCCCGGAATACGTTAATTAGCCAGAAGAAGCCTTGCAGTTGAGGCGGATGAACCCTTAGCATATGAAAAAGAATTTACTCCTACTGATAACGCTCCTGCTAAGCACGGCGGGATATGCGCAGCACATGGGCTTAACCGATGACGGCCTCGATGAAGTGCTGCTGGCCATAGACATAGAGGGGCCCGCCATGGCCAACCTGGAGATGAAGCAGGTGCTGCAGCTGGACCCAGAGCAGTATAGCCAGGTGGAGCGCCTGAACGAGGCCCGCTACCAGAAGATGCTGGAAGCCGAACAGCTGTATGCGCAGAACGAGGTGCAGCGCTCCAAAACTTTCAGGAGCATCGCCATCGAAACAGACCAAACGCTGAAGCAGGTGCTCGACGAGCAGCAGATGCGCCGCTACCTCGAGCTGGAGGGACGCTTTAACACGCAGTTTGTGTCTGAAAACGAAGAAAAATAGCGTTAGGAATATTTGCAGAAGAGAGACTCAGAAAGCACCGGAGCCCGCCATACACGGGTTCCGGTGCTTTCTGGCATTACAGGGGGTGATGATAGTTCACCTCCGTAATCTTGCCTGTGGCGCCTATGCGCACTTCCACGCGGTTGGCCTCCGACAGGGCTGATTTATCGGTGCATTGGGAGCCGGGCTCTATATAGTAATAGTAGATGCGCCGGTTGCG
This window of the Pontibacter russatus genome carries:
- a CDS encoding DUF4199 domain-containing protein; translation: MASTNVAYQSVAIKYGILVGVAHIIYFVLMWIFGLLDVIELSFISGLFLVVGITVAISRFKRIRGGTLHYLQGLGIGATVGVVSSAILALFLMIFLSLFRTGYIENLQASALFPESLTKLSLFVITILYGTVPGLLIGFIAMQWFKREDHSTMPGRR
- a CDS encoding DUF4199 domain-containing protein, with the protein product MEKIGLKYGLLTAAGLVAYFLLMKAIGLVHIVELRFLNGLIMAVGVVLAIRAYKTVSGGNIGYFKGIGTGMITAVTGTVLFGAFMVAYIKIAGGELLEMLSTRHYFGDRVATTPGLVIFSVLLLEGIISGFMISFIAMQYFKRRDYKVPNSP